A single region of the Pseudomonas sp. B21-023 genome encodes:
- a CDS encoding cytochrome c, with the protein MNKLVVSLLLTMGVAGAATAAGPIKGDAAAGQAKTAVCGACHNPDGNSLAPNFPKLAGQGEPYLNKQLHDIKDGKRTVLEMTGMLANFNEQDLADIAAYFASQKGSVGAADPKLVERGRALFNGGNLEKGMPACTGCHSPNGAGIALAKFPHLSGQHAQYVSKQLTDFREGNRTNDGDAMTMRTIAGKLSNKDIEALSSYIQGLH; encoded by the coding sequence ATGAACAAACTAGTCGTGAGTCTGCTGTTGACCATGGGGGTCGCAGGTGCGGCAACTGCTGCGGGACCCATCAAAGGCGATGCCGCCGCCGGCCAGGCCAAGACAGCTGTCTGTGGGGCCTGTCACAACCCGGACGGCAACAGCCTGGCACCGAATTTCCCGAAGCTCGCCGGCCAAGGTGAGCCCTACCTGAACAAGCAGTTGCACGACATCAAGGACGGCAAGCGTACCGTGCTTGAGATGACCGGCATGCTGGCCAATTTCAACGAACAGGACCTGGCCGACATCGCCGCTTATTTCGCTAGCCAGAAAGGCAGCGTGGGTGCCGCCGATCCGAAGCTCGTCGAGCGTGGTCGTGCCTTGTTCAACGGCGGCAACCTGGAGAAAGGCATGCCGGCCTGCACTGGTTGCCATTCCCCCAACGGCGCAGGCATCGCCCTGGCGAAGTTCCCGCATCTCAGTGGCCAGCACGCGCAGTACGTCAGCAAGCAGCTGACCGACTTCCGCGAAGGCAACCGCACCAATGACGGCGACGCCATGACCATGCGCACCATCGCCGGCAAGCTCAGCAACAAGGACATCGAAGCGCTGTCCAGCTACATTCAGGGCCTGCACTGA
- a CDS encoding GGDEF domain-containing protein produces the protein MTEEAERWKEKYLKSIEQQEKLERRWEARLDLLRRGLVRSTLAAEGSDKIVDQCMKEMREVIRSDNMDAGLAGLIPRLEKAVLDSEQRRETRMNQVSEALTALVTQLQTLPLPGDVARPLKKLAKKLDGGVSQSRELPPLLGELSGLQGRALDAVQKPDDEARPGFLQRLFGGRDEPQGELATAPVAIEATSPALQPAAAAPVIVPEPQPRDADELHALAPVPQALPEAAQAVDETVPVELPEAEIELPGPALVETTPLVVADPHPEAEPSVAAVAEPVPEPLTVIESEQAATDEPDTVAELVTVDDGPYALPDAVEPPYSQVAAHIEQTLIGLLDDLSLPERHKAQALEMRERVSRGLNWYELIPVLDDLAVLMLAITDSGQHEFEAYLQQLNERLETFQSHLHEASAGHADNSSAARELDSQLREQVDGLQSSVQGAADVDSLKHILENRLEGLLVTMDAHQHERDRREHELAGRLHGLAERVASMEQEALGYREHLEEQRQKAMIDPLTGLPNRAAWSERVEQEVLDWQENGGHLAMAILDLDHFKRINDGYGHLAGDKVLKIVADQLRKRLRGGDFIARFGGEEFVLLLPQTSPPAAAQVVEALRAAIEACPFHFKGERVVITTSIGLSAFRAGERGDQVLKRADEALYRAKDKGRNRVEQA, from the coding sequence ATGACCGAAGAAGCCGAGCGCTGGAAAGAAAAATACCTCAAGAGCATCGAACAGCAGGAAAAGCTCGAGCGGCGCTGGGAAGCCCGCCTCGACCTGCTGCGTCGTGGCCTGGTGCGCAGCACCCTGGCGGCGGAAGGTAGCGACAAGATCGTGGACCAGTGCATGAAGGAAATGCGCGAGGTCATCCGCAGCGACAATATGGACGCCGGCCTCGCCGGGCTGATTCCGCGCCTGGAAAAAGCCGTGCTCGACTCCGAGCAGCGCCGCGAAACTCGCATGAACCAGGTTAGCGAGGCGCTGACCGCGCTGGTTACCCAGTTGCAGACCTTGCCCCTGCCGGGCGATGTGGCACGTCCGTTGAAAAAGCTGGCGAAGAAGCTCGACGGTGGCGTCAGCCAGTCCCGCGAGCTACCGCCCTTGCTGGGCGAGCTCAGTGGTTTGCAGGGGCGCGCCCTGGATGCTGTGCAAAAGCCCGATGATGAAGCTCGCCCCGGGTTCCTTCAGCGCCTGTTTGGTGGCCGTGACGAGCCCCAAGGGGAATTGGCGACCGCACCTGTTGCCATCGAGGCGACGTCGCCCGCACTCCAGCCAGCCGCTGCAGCCCCGGTCATCGTACCTGAGCCACAGCCCAGGGATGCCGACGAGCTGCACGCCCTGGCCCCTGTGCCTCAGGCCTTGCCCGAAGCGGCACAGGCAGTGGATGAAACGGTGCCCGTCGAGCTGCCTGAAGCGGAAATCGAATTACCCGGCCCGGCGCTGGTTGAAACCACGCCGTTGGTCGTTGCCGATCCGCATCCCGAAGCCGAGCCATCGGTGGCCGCGGTTGCCGAACCTGTACCCGAGCCTTTGACTGTCATCGAGTCGGAGCAAGCCGCAACGGATGAACCGGACACAGTGGCGGAGCTGGTCACCGTCGATGATGGCCCCTATGCCCTGCCCGATGCGGTCGAGCCGCCCTACAGCCAGGTTGCCGCCCATATCGAGCAGACGCTGATCGGCCTGCTCGACGACCTGAGCCTGCCCGAGCGCCACAAGGCCCAGGCCCTGGAGATGCGCGAACGGGTTTCGCGGGGGCTGAACTGGTACGAGCTGATCCCGGTACTGGATGACCTGGCCGTGCTCATGCTGGCGATCACCGACAGCGGCCAGCATGAGTTCGAGGCTTACCTGCAGCAGCTCAACGAGCGCCTGGAAACCTTCCAGAGCCACCTGCACGAAGCCAGCGCCGGCCATGCCGACAACAGCTCCGCCGCCCGAGAGCTCGACAGCCAGCTGCGCGAGCAGGTCGATGGCTTGCAGAGTAGTGTGCAGGGGGCTGCTGATGTCGACAGCCTCAAGCATATCCTGGAGAACCGCCTCGAAGGCCTGTTGGTGACCATGGATGCTCACCAGCACGAGCGTGACCGTCGTGAGCATGAGCTGGCTGGTCGCCTGCACGGATTGGCCGAACGTGTGGCGAGCATGGAGCAGGAGGCACTGGGTTACCGCGAGCACCTTGAAGAGCAGCGGCAGAAAGCGATGATCGATCCGCTGACCGGCCTGCCCAATCGTGCGGCCTGGTCGGAGCGAGTCGAACAGGAAGTACTCGACTGGCAAGAAAACGGCGGCCATCTGGCGATGGCCATCCTTGACCTCGATCATTTCAAGCGCATCAACGACGGCTACGGCCACCTGGCGGGCGACAAAGTGCTCAAGATCGTCGCCGACCAGCTGCGCAAACGCCTGCGTGGCGGTGACTTCATCGCCCGCTTCGGTGGTGAGGAATTCGTCCTGCTGTTGCCGCAAACCTCGCCGCCCGCCGCAGCGCAGGTGGTCGAGGCACTGCGTGCGGCGATCGAAGCCTGCCCATTCCACTTCAAGGGCGAACGAGTGGTGATCACTACGTCCATCGGCCTGAGTGCCTTCCGCGCCGGCGAGCGCGGCGACCAAGTGCTCAAGCGCGCGGACGAAGCCTTGTACCGGGCGAAGGACAAGGGGCGTAATCGCGTCGAGCAGGCATAA
- the polA gene encoding DNA polymerase I — MSQAPLVLVDGSSYLYRAFHALPPLTTSKGMPTGAVKGVLNMLKSLRKQYPDSLFAVVFDAKGGTFRDAMFAEYKANRPSMPDDLRVQVEPLHASVRALGYPLLCVEGVEADDVIGTLARSSAAAGRPVIISTGDKDMAQLVDGHVTLVNTMTGSVLDVAGVHEKFGVGPEHIIDFLALMGDKVDNIPGVPGVGEKTAVGLLTGIGGGLSDVYQNLDKVPGLAIRGAKTLAAKLEEHRDAAFLSYELATIKCDVELDVEVDALVCGEPDREALMALYTEMEFKSWVAEVQRSAPQAGNGAAVVEAVAEKIEPKYETILDQARFDVWLEKLRQAPLFAFDTETTGLDAQQAQIVGLSFAVEPHEAAYVPLTHDYEGAPAQLDRERVLLALKPLLEDPAKGKIGQNAKYDINILANGTPAIHMRGVAYDTMLESYVLDSTATRHDMDSLAQKYLDHTTIAFEDIAGKGAKQLTFNQIPLDKAGPYAAEDADITLRLHHALQARLAQTPSVLPVLMDIEMPLVPVLAKIERQGALVDAGLLGVQSGELGAKLVELEREAYALAGEEFNLGSPKQLGAILYDKLGMPVLSKTAKGQPSTAEAVLDDLAEQGYPLPKVLMQYRSLSKLKSTYTDKLPGQINPRTGRIHTSYQQAVAATGRLSSSDPNLQNIPIRTAEGRRIRQAFVASPGYKLLAADYSQIELRIMAHLAKDEGLLHAFRNDLDVHRATAAEVFGVALENVTTDQRRSAKAINFGLIYGMSAFGLAKQIGVDRKQSQDYIDRYFARYPGVLAYMERTRAQAAEKGFVETLFGRRLYLPDINAKNPSLRKGAERTAINAPMQGTAADIIKRAMVAVDNWLTESGLDARVILQVHDELVLEVREDQVDQVKAEIRVHMSGAAQLDVPLLVEAGVGSNWDEAH, encoded by the coding sequence ATGAGCCAAGCGCCCCTCGTCCTGGTGGACGGTTCGTCCTACCTCTACCGCGCCTTCCACGCGCTGCCGCCGCTGACCACCTCCAAAGGCATGCCCACCGGCGCGGTCAAGGGCGTGCTGAACATGCTCAAGAGCCTGCGCAAGCAGTACCCGGACAGCCTGTTCGCAGTGGTCTTCGATGCCAAGGGCGGGACCTTCCGCGACGCCATGTTCGCCGAGTACAAGGCCAACCGCCCGAGCATGCCCGATGACCTGCGGGTGCAGGTCGAACCGCTGCACGCCAGCGTTCGTGCACTGGGCTACCCGCTGTTGTGCGTCGAAGGCGTGGAGGCCGACGACGTGATCGGCACCCTGGCGCGCAGCAGCGCCGCCGCCGGCCGCCCGGTGATCATCTCGACCGGTGACAAGGACATGGCCCAGTTGGTGGACGGCCACGTCACCCTCGTCAATACCATGACCGGTAGCGTGCTCGATGTCGCTGGCGTGCACGAGAAGTTCGGCGTAGGGCCCGAACACATCATCGATTTTCTCGCCCTGATGGGCGACAAGGTCGACAACATTCCCGGCGTGCCGGGCGTTGGCGAAAAGACCGCGGTGGGCCTGCTGACCGGTATCGGTGGCGGCCTGAGCGATGTGTACCAGAACCTGGACAAGGTGCCGGGCCTGGCCATTCGAGGCGCCAAGACCCTCGCCGCCAAGCTCGAGGAGCACCGCGACGCGGCCTTCCTCTCCTACGAGTTGGCCACCATCAAGTGCGATGTCGAGCTGGATGTCGAGGTGGACGCCCTGGTCTGTGGCGAACCCGACCGTGAAGCACTGATGGCGCTCTATACCGAGATGGAGTTCAAGAGCTGGGTTGCCGAAGTCCAGCGCAGCGCGCCCCAAGCCGGTAATGGCGCGGCTGTCGTCGAGGCTGTTGCCGAGAAGATTGAGCCGAAGTACGAAACCATCCTCGACCAGGCTCGCTTCGACGTCTGGCTGGAAAAGCTGCGCCAGGCGCCGCTGTTCGCCTTCGATACGGAAACCACCGGCCTGGACGCCCAGCAGGCGCAGATTGTCGGCCTGTCGTTCGCCGTCGAGCCCCATGAAGCCGCCTATGTGCCCCTGACCCACGACTACGAAGGCGCTCCAGCCCAGCTGGACCGCGAGCGCGTGCTGCTGGCGCTCAAGCCACTGCTGGAGGACCCGGCCAAGGGCAAGATCGGCCAGAACGCCAAGTACGACATCAACATCCTGGCCAACGGCACCCCGGCCATCCACATGCGCGGCGTGGCCTACGACACCATGCTCGAGTCCTACGTGCTCGACTCCACCGCCACCCGTCACGACATGGACAGCTTGGCGCAGAAGTACCTGGACCACACCACCATCGCCTTCGAGGATATCGCCGGCAAGGGCGCCAAGCAGCTGACCTTCAACCAGATCCCGCTGGACAAGGCCGGCCCCTACGCCGCCGAGGACGCCGATATCACCCTGCGCCTGCACCATGCGCTGCAGGCACGGCTGGCCCAGACGCCCAGCGTGCTGCCGGTGCTGATGGATATCGAGATGCCGCTGGTGCCGGTGCTGGCGAAGATCGAGCGCCAGGGCGCGCTGGTCGATGCCGGGCTGCTCGGCGTGCAGAGCGGTGAGCTGGGAGCGAAGCTGGTCGAGCTGGAGCGTGAGGCGTATGCGCTGGCCGGCGAGGAATTCAACCTGGGCTCGCCCAAGCAGCTCGGTGCGATTCTCTACGACAAGCTGGGCATGCCGGTGCTGAGCAAGACCGCCAAGGGCCAGCCGTCCACCGCCGAGGCGGTTCTGGATGACCTGGCCGAGCAGGGCTACCCGCTGCCCAAGGTGCTGATGCAGTACCGCAGCCTGAGCAAGCTCAAGAGCACCTACACCGACAAGTTGCCGGGGCAGATCAACCCGCGTACCGGACGCATCCATACCTCGTATCAGCAGGCTGTGGCTGCCACCGGTCGCTTGTCGTCCAGCGACCCGAACCTGCAGAACATCCCGATCCGCACCGCCGAGGGCCGGCGCATTCGCCAGGCTTTCGTCGCCAGCCCCGGCTACAAACTGCTGGCGGCGGACTATTCGCAGATCGAGCTGCGTATCATGGCCCATCTGGCCAAGGACGAAGGGCTGCTGCACGCCTTCCGCAACGACCTTGACGTGCACCGCGCCACCGCCGCGGAAGTGTTCGGTGTCGCCCTCGAGAACGTCACCACCGACCAGCGCCGTAGCGCCAAGGCGATTAACTTTGGCCTGATCTATGGCATGAGCGCATTCGGCCTGGCCAAGCAGATCGGCGTCGATCGCAAGCAGTCCCAGGACTACATCGACCGCTATTTCGCCCGTTACCCAGGCGTGCTGGCCTATATGGAGCGCACCCGCGCCCAGGCCGCTGAAAAGGGCTTCGTCGAAACCCTGTTCGGGCGTCGCCTGTACCTGCCGGACATCAACGCCAAGAACCCGTCCTTGCGCAAAGGTGCCGAGCGCACCGCGATCAACGCGCCGATGCAGGGCACCGCGGCAGACATCATCAAGCGCGCGATGGTGGCGGTGGACAACTGGCTGACCGAGAGCGGGCTGGATGCGCGGGTGATCCTGCAGGTGCACGACGAACTGGTGCTTGAGGTGCGCGAAGACCAGGTCGACCAGGTGAAAGCCGAGATTAGGGTCCACATGAGCGGCGCGGCGCAGTTGGACGTGCCGTTGCTGGTGGAAGCGGGTGTTGGCTCGAATTGGGACGAAGCTCACTAA
- the yihA gene encoding ribosome biogenesis GTP-binding protein YihA/YsxC, with protein MQVKNPILGLCQKAKFALSAAKVEQCPEDQGYEVAFAGRSNAGKSSALNTLTHASLARTSKTPGRTQLLNFFSLDDERRLVDLPGYGYAKVPIPLKQHWQKHLEAYLGSRECLRGIILMMDTRHPMTDFDKMMLDWAKASGMPMHILLTKADKLTHGAGKNTLLKVQSEIRKGWGDTATIQLFSAPKRLGLEEAYRVLADWMELEDKPAV; from the coding sequence ATGCAAGTCAAGAACCCCATCCTCGGCCTCTGCCAGAAAGCCAAATTCGCCCTCAGCGCCGCCAAGGTCGAACAATGCCCCGAAGACCAGGGTTACGAGGTGGCTTTCGCCGGCCGTTCCAACGCCGGTAAATCCAGCGCCCTCAACACCCTGACCCACGCCAGCCTGGCGCGTACCTCGAAGACCCCCGGCCGCACCCAGCTGCTGAATTTCTTCAGTCTGGACGATGAACGGCGTTTGGTCGACCTGCCGGGCTACGGTTATGCAAAAGTGCCGATTCCGCTCAAGCAGCACTGGCAGAAACACCTGGAAGCCTACCTGGGCAGCCGCGAGTGCCTGCGCGGGATCATCCTGATGATGGATACCCGCCATCCGATGACCGACTTCGACAAGATGATGCTCGACTGGGCCAAGGCCAGCGGCATGCCGATGCACATCCTGCTGACCAAGGCCGACAAGCTGACCCACGGCGCGGGCAAGAACACCTTGCTCAAGGTGCAGTCGGAGATTCGCAAGGGCTGGGGCGACACCGCGACCATCCAGCTGTTTTCGGCGCCCAAGCGCCTGGGCCTGGAAGAGGCCTATCGCGTGCTGGCGGACTGGATGGAGCTGGAAGACAAGCCGGCTGTCTGA
- a CDS encoding zinc ABC transporter substrate-binding protein produces the protein METLLCYLFLTTRVSTVSRILALFVAFIAFSAHADVRVLTSIKPLQQIAAAVQDGVGSPDVLLPPGASPHNYALRPSDVRKVADADLLYWIGPDMEGFLPRVLKSRAKPTVAVQSLSGMQLRHFGEDSHSHDEEDHDDHDHDHRPGSLDAHLWLSSLNARVIATKMAGDLAAADPANAPRYQANLKQFVERLDALDARIKLRVAGIAGKPYFVFHEAFDYFEAAYGLKHTGVFSVASEVQPGAQHVAAMRKRLQAVGKTCVFSEPPLRPRLAETLTAGLPVRLAELDALGGTDKVDGKGYERLLEKLGGDLVGCLEQL, from the coding sequence ATGGAGACGTTATTATGTTACCTGTTTCTGACGACCCGAGTATCCACCGTGTCCCGAATCCTTGCCCTCTTTGTCGCTTTCATCGCTTTTTCGGCGCACGCCGACGTGCGCGTGCTGACCAGCATCAAGCCCCTGCAACAGATCGCCGCCGCCGTTCAGGACGGTGTCGGCAGCCCCGATGTGCTGCTGCCGCCGGGCGCCTCCCCGCACAACTACGCACTGCGCCCCTCCGACGTGCGCAAGGTCGCCGATGCCGACCTGCTGTATTGGATCGGCCCGGACATGGAAGGTTTCCTGCCCCGCGTGCTGAAGAGCCGCGCCAAGCCGACCGTGGCCGTGCAGTCGCTGTCGGGCATGCAGTTGCGTCATTTCGGCGAGGACAGCCACTCCCATGACGAGGAAGACCACGACGATCATGACCACGACCACCGTCCGGGCAGCCTCGATGCACACCTGTGGCTGTCGTCGCTGAATGCCCGGGTGATCGCGACGAAGATGGCTGGGGACCTGGCAGCGGCCGACCCGGCCAATGCCCCGCGCTACCAGGCCAACCTCAAGCAGTTCGTCGAGCGCCTGGATGCCCTGGATGCGCGCATCAAGCTGCGTGTGGCGGGGATCGCCGGCAAGCCTTACTTCGTGTTTCACGAGGCGTTCGACTACTTCGAGGCCGCCTATGGCCTGAAGCACACTGGCGTGTTCAGCGTGGCGTCTGAGGTGCAGCCGGGCGCGCAGCACGTCGCCGCCATGCGCAAGCGCTTGCAGGCGGTGGGCAAGACCTGCGTGTTCAGCGAGCCGCCGCTGAGGCCGCGCCTGGCCGAGACGCTGACGGCCGGATTGCCGGTGCGGTTGGCCGAACTGGATGCGCTGGGTGGCACCGACAAGGTGGATGGCAAGGGCTATGAGCGCTTGCTGGAGAAGCTCGGCGGCGACCTGGTCGGCTGCCTGGAACAGCTCTGA
- a CDS encoding cytochrome c5 family protein — protein sequence MAKWLLAVGMFLPFFSAQATQDPEALYNRTCAACHAGQLPQAPRSGDRAAWEPRLAQGMAQLVVHVTQGFKAMPPRGLCMDCSAEDYRLVILWMSGSPDT from the coding sequence ATGGCGAAATGGCTGCTTGCTGTCGGTATGTTCCTGCCGTTTTTCAGCGCACAGGCTACACAGGATCCCGAGGCGTTGTACAACCGCACGTGCGCGGCCTGTCACGCCGGACAACTGCCCCAGGCACCCAGAAGCGGTGACCGGGCGGCCTGGGAGCCAAGGCTGGCGCAAGGCATGGCGCAACTGGTGGTGCATGTTACACAGGGTTTCAAGGCTATGCCGCCGCGTGGATTGTGCATGGACTGCAGTGCCGAGGACTACCGTTTGGTCATCCTTTGGATGAGCGGCAGTCCCGATACATAA
- a CDS encoding endonuclease/exonuclease/phosphatase family protein yields MGRFRSTRSVGLHQPQVNEHHLQASGLPADGRLRLLSFNIQVGISTERYRHYVTRSWQHLLPHNGRAGNLQKIGDLLNDFDLVALQEADGGSLRTGFVNQVEHLAQLGAFPYWYQQLNRNLGRFAQHSNGVLSRLKPQHLEDHPLPGPSGRGAILVRFGEGADALIVVMMHLALGSKTRARQLAYIRELIGGYRHQILMGDMNTHANDLLDHSPLRDLGLVAPQVEATFPSWRPQRCLDHILLSPSLTLERVEVLAQPISDHLPVAVEIRLPDALTVDTLPVLS; encoded by the coding sequence ATGGGCCGCTTTCGCTCAACCCGAAGCGTCGGCCTGCACCAGCCGCAGGTCAACGAACATCACCTGCAGGCCAGCGGCCTGCCGGCCGATGGTCGCCTGCGGCTGCTCAGTTTCAATATCCAGGTCGGTATCAGTACCGAGCGCTATCGCCACTACGTGACCCGCAGTTGGCAGCACTTGCTGCCGCACAACGGGCGAGCCGGCAACCTGCAGAAGATCGGCGACCTGCTCAACGACTTCGACCTGGTGGCCTTGCAGGAAGCCGATGGTGGCAGCCTACGCACCGGCTTCGTCAACCAGGTGGAGCACCTGGCCCAGCTGGGGGCCTTCCCCTACTGGTACCAGCAGCTCAATCGCAACCTGGGGCGTTTTGCCCAGCACAGCAACGGTGTGCTCAGCCGCCTCAAACCCCAGCACCTGGAAGACCATCCCCTGCCCGGCCCCTCTGGGCGAGGGGCGATCCTCGTGCGTTTCGGCGAAGGTGCCGACGCCCTGATCGTGGTGATGATGCACCTGGCGCTCGGCTCCAAGACGCGCGCCCGCCAGCTGGCCTATATCCGCGAGCTGATCGGTGGCTATCGCCACCAGATCCTCATGGGTGACATGAACACCCACGCCAACGACCTGCTTGACCATTCGCCCTTGCGGGATCTCGGGCTTGTCGCTCCTCAGGTCGAGGCCACTTTTCCCAGCTGGCGTCCCCAGCGCTGCCTTGACCACATCCTGCTCAGCCCGAGCCTGACACTGGAGCGTGTCGAGGTATTGGCACAGCCAATTTCCGATCACCTTCCCGTCGCCGTCGAGATCCGATTGCCTGATGCCCTGACTGTGGATACGCTGCCGGTCCTGAGTTAG
- the zur gene encoding zinc uptake transcriptional repressor Zur, with the protein MSITPLAHRPHDHSHCVHSALAEADALCNRQGLRLTALRRRVLELVWQSHKPLGAYDILAVLSEQDGRRAAPPTVYRALDFLLENGLVHRIASLNAFIGCSHPEHAHQGQFLICRECHVAIELEQNSISDAIVSSANAVGFAVETQTVEVVGLCGNCRGKA; encoded by the coding sequence ATGTCCATCACGCCGCTGGCCCACCGTCCCCACGATCACTCCCATTGCGTCCACAGTGCGCTGGCCGAGGCCGACGCGCTGTGCAACCGTCAGGGCCTGCGCCTGACCGCCCTGCGCCGCCGCGTGCTGGAGCTGGTGTGGCAGAGCCACAAGCCGCTGGGCGCCTACGATATCCTCGCCGTGCTCAGCGAGCAGGACGGCCGCCGCGCCGCGCCACCGACCGTCTATCGTGCCCTGGACTTCCTTCTGGAAAATGGCCTGGTGCACCGCATCGCCTCGCTCAATGCCTTTATTGGCTGCAGCCACCCCGAGCACGCGCACCAGGGGCAGTTCCTGATCTGCCGCGAATGTCATGTCGCCATCGAGCTGGAGCAGAACAGCATCAGCGACGCCATCGTCAGCAGCGCCAATGCCGTGGGCTTTGCGGTCGAGACGCAAACCGTCGAAGTGGTCGGCCTGTGCGGCAACTGCCGGGGCAAGGCATGA
- a CDS encoding homoserine kinase codes for MSVFTPVSRPELETFLAPYELGRLLDFQGIAAGTENSNFFVSLEKGEFVLTLIERGPAEDMPFFIELLDVLHDADMPVPYALRDREGHGLRELCGKPALLQPRLSGKHVKLPNNQHCAQVGELLAHIHLATRERIIERRTDRGLDWMLESGAELLPSLNREQAGLLQPALAEITAHKAQILALPKANLHADLFRDNVMFEGTHLTGLIDFYNACSGPMLYDIAITVNDWCLDEQSGIDLPRAQALLGAYAALRPFTAAEAELWPVMLRVACVRFWLSRLIAAQAFAGMDVMIHDPSEFEVRLAQRQQVALKLPFAL; via the coding sequence ATGTCAGTCTTCACCCCTGTGTCCCGGCCTGAGCTGGAAACCTTTCTGGCGCCATACGAGCTGGGCCGCCTGCTCGACTTCCAGGGCATCGCCGCCGGTACCGAGAACAGCAATTTCTTCGTCAGCCTGGAAAAAGGGGAGTTCGTCCTCACACTGATCGAGCGTGGGCCGGCTGAAGACATGCCGTTCTTCATCGAACTGCTCGACGTGCTGCACGATGCCGACATGCCCGTGCCCTACGCCCTGCGCGACCGCGAAGGGCATGGCCTGCGCGAACTGTGCGGCAAGCCTGCGCTGCTGCAGCCGCGACTGTCGGGCAAGCACGTCAAGCTGCCGAACAACCAGCATTGCGCCCAGGTCGGCGAGCTGCTGGCGCACATTCACCTGGCCACCCGCGAGCGCATCATCGAGCGCCGCACCGACCGTGGCCTGGACTGGATGCTGGAATCGGGCGCCGAGCTGCTGCCGAGCCTGAACCGGGAGCAAGCCGGGCTGTTGCAACCGGCGCTGGCGGAAATCACCGCGCACAAGGCGCAGATCCTCGCTCTGCCCAAGGCCAACCTGCACGCCGACCTGTTCCGTGACAACGTGATGTTCGAAGGCACTCACCTGACCGGGCTGATCGACTTCTACAATGCTTGCTCCGGGCCGATGCTGTACGACATCGCCATCACCGTGAACGACTGGTGCCTGGACGAGCAGAGTGGTATCGACCTGCCACGCGCCCAGGCATTGCTGGGCGCCTACGCGGCACTGCGGCCGTTCACCGCCGCTGAAGCGGAGCTGTGGCCGGTGATGCTGCGGGTGGCGTGCGTGCGCTTCTGGCTGTCGCGCCTGATCGCGGCGCAGGCGTTCGCCGGGATGGACGTGATGATCCATGACCCTAGCGAGTTCGAGGTGCGCCTGGCGCAACGCCAGCAGGTTGCGCTGAAGCTGCCGTTCGCGCTCTGA
- the dsbA gene encoding thiol:disulfide interchange protein DsbA, whose protein sequence is MRKLILSAALVAASVFGMAAVQAAEPVAGKEYIELSNPVPVSVPGKIEVVELFWYGCPHCYHFEPTINPWVDKLPKDVNFKRVPAMFGGPWDAHGQMFLTLEAMGVEHNVHNAVFDAIQNKRMRLTKPEEMADFLATQGVDKDKFLATFNSFAIKGQVNQAKELAKKYEITGVPSLVVNGKYRFDLGTAGGPEGVLNVADQLIAKERAAK, encoded by the coding sequence ATGCGTAAACTGATTCTCAGCGCTGCGCTGGTCGCCGCCAGCGTATTCGGTATGGCCGCCGTCCAGGCTGCGGAGCCTGTGGCCGGCAAGGAATATATCGAGCTGAGCAACCCCGTGCCGGTGTCGGTGCCAGGCAAGATCGAGGTCGTCGAGCTGTTCTGGTATGGCTGTCCGCACTGCTACCACTTCGAACCGACCATCAACCCTTGGGTCGACAAGCTGCCAAAGGACGTCAATTTCAAGCGTGTGCCGGCCATGTTCGGTGGCCCCTGGGATGCCCACGGCCAGATGTTCCTCACCCTCGAAGCCATGGGTGTTGAGCACAATGTCCACAACGCGGTGTTCGACGCCATCCAGAACAAGCGCATGCGCCTGACCAAACCTGAGGAGATGGCCGACTTCCTGGCCACCCAGGGCGTGGACAAGGACAAGTTCCTCGCCACCTTCAACTCCTTCGCCATCAAGGGCCAGGTCAATCAGGCCAAAGAGCTGGCCAAGAAGTATGAAATCACCGGCGTACCGAGCCTGGTGGTCAACGGCAAGTACCGCTTCGACCTGGGTACCGCCGGTGGTCCGGAAGGCGTGCTGAACGTCGCCGACCAGCTGATCGCCAAGGAGCGCGCCGCTAAGTAA
- a CDS encoding DUF2782 domain-containing protein has protein sequence MRTLNRLLLLGLLATMPVVTQAADEAPSADPDVTIRTEGDKTIQEYRQNGFLYAIKVTPKNGKPYFLVRADGSEGNFIRSDQPDMLIPSWKIFEW, from the coding sequence ATGCGCACACTCAATCGCCTGTTACTGCTCGGTCTGCTGGCCACCATGCCAGTCGTCACCCAGGCGGCGGACGAAGCCCCATCGGCCGATCCCGATGTAACCATTCGCACGGAAGGCGATAAAACCATCCAGGAGTATCGGCAAAACGGTTTCCTGTATGCGATCAAGGTCACGCCGAAGAACGGCAAGCCTTATTTCCTGGTACGCGCCGATGGCTCCGAAGGCAATTTCATTCGTTCCGACCAGCCGGACATGCTGATTCCGTCCTGGAAGATCTTCGAGTGGTAA